Proteins co-encoded in one Desulfomicrobium macestii genomic window:
- a CDS encoding ABC transporter substrate-binding protein: MLGVRVACCLVFVFFGSVALARTPVVLIIESYHPVLAWTAQCEEGIRQALGEGFDVHSFFMDTKRIPESDFALSASRAWEAVQSIEPDLVMLGDDDALSMLGPRVAQTGIPIVYFGINNNPRNYFTQLPRNMAGVLERTPVIPWLRHLTEIMPLARRVLVLLDNSLTSVSIVDLVFQGRPSIHVGRLDVQFHVASDWADWQDRIRGASDYDFVLTPTFHAVRGSEGYVDIPVVVSWTSSNSPVPVFSNQDYTIGEDGFTGALVLVGTEHGRLAGEIARGILEGTFSPQNAPFLTDRAGQFYFSRKQLERFGILLPEEIRRNALLLD; encoded by the coding sequence GTCGCCCTGGCCCGGACGCCAGTGGTTCTGATCATCGAGAGTTATCACCCGGTGCTGGCCTGGACCGCCCAGTGCGAGGAAGGCATTCGTCAGGCCCTGGGCGAGGGATTTGATGTCCACTCCTTCTTCATGGATACCAAGAGGATTCCCGAATCTGATTTTGCATTGAGCGCCAGCAGGGCCTGGGAAGCCGTTCAAAGCATCGAACCTGACCTGGTCATGCTCGGGGACGACGACGCCTTGAGCATGCTCGGTCCGCGAGTGGCGCAAACGGGCATCCCGATTGTCTACTTTGGCATCAACAACAATCCGCGCAACTACTTCACGCAACTTCCCCGCAACATGGCCGGAGTGTTGGAACGCACCCCAGTGATCCCCTGGTTGCGGCATCTGACCGAAATCATGCCCCTGGCGCGCCGTGTTCTCGTACTGTTGGACAATAGCCTGACCTCGGTTTCCATCGTCGATCTGGTTTTTCAGGGCCGTCCGTCTATCCATGTCGGAAGGCTGGACGTGCAATTTCACGTGGCTTCCGACTGGGCCGACTGGCAAGATCGGATTCGCGGGGCTTCGGATTACGATTTTGTACTCACGCCGACCTTCCACGCCGTGCGAGGCTCAGAGGGCTATGTCGACATCCCGGTCGTGGTTTCGTGGACATCCTCCAATAGTCCGGTCCCGGTCTTCTCGAATCAGGATTACACTATCGGCGAAGACGGTTTCACCGGAGCGTTGGTTCTGGTGGGTACGGAGCATGGCCGCCTTGCCGGGGAGATAGCCCGTGGAATTCTGGAAGGAACGTTTTCGCCTCAGAATGCTCCATTCCTGACGGACAGGGCGGGACAATTTTACTTCAGCCGCAAGCAACTGGAACGGTTTGGCATTCTTCTTCCCGAGGAAATTCGGCGCAACGCCCTTCTTTTGGACTGA
- a CDS encoding DUF134 domain-containing protein, with product MGRRRKCRFVADVPEVTVFKPVGVPMGRLHGVVIGLDGFEAMRLVDGEGMSQADAALRMQVSRPTLCRILGEARTQTARALSRGWVIRIDIEGEHTVTGADFEETTPCCLRGKICAKGAGQMQGERSCQDEQDKAAVEEDRADAVRAGQARAGRAVDVAAGVRVAAPEAVRVGPDRVEPARGGSVATDPV from the coding sequence GTGGGACGCAGGAGAAAATGCAGATTTGTGGCCGATGTGCCTGAAGTGACGGTTTTCAAGCCCGTGGGCGTGCCCATGGGGCGGCTGCACGGTGTGGTGATCGGGCTCGATGGCTTCGAGGCCATGCGGCTGGTGGACGGCGAGGGTATGAGTCAGGCGGACGCAGCCTTACGAATGCAGGTCTCCAGGCCGACGCTGTGCCGCATCCTGGGAGAGGCCCGGACCCAGACGGCGCGGGCTCTCTCGCGTGGCTGGGTCATACGTATCGATATAGAGGGCGAGCACACCGTGACGGGCGCCGATTTTGAGGAAACGACTCCGTGTTGTCTGCGTGGCAAGATCTGCGCAAAGGGCGCGGGGCAAATGCAGGGAGAACGATCATGCCAGGACGAACAGGACAAGGCGGCGGTGGAAGAGGACAGGGCGGACGCGGTCAGGGCGGGGCAGGCCAGGGCGGGCAGGGCGGTGGATGTCGCGGCAGGCGTCCGGGTTGCGGCGCCGGAGGCGGTCAGGGTGGGGCCGGACAGGGTGGAGCCGGCCAGGGGCGGGTCCGTCGCGACGGATCCTGTCTGA
- a CDS encoding DUF134 domain-containing protein produces the protein MPRPRKCRRIEGCPKASFFKPQGIPLRELTEVYLSMDGFEALRLSDYEGLGMEEGAERMHVSRHTFGRILGDARRVVAKALVEGLALHIAHDAQMPCFQLNPDRVAARKKELSMTKIAITSEGPNMTDRVDPRFGRAAGFVVVDLETMESTYIDNGGSQTLSHGAGIQAAENIINAGASVLLTGSVGPKAFAALKGGGVKIGHNMSGGTVADAVEAFKAGKVEFTDSPNR, from the coding sequence ATGCCACGACCCAGGAAATGCCGTCGCATCGAAGGATGCCCCAAGGCGTCGTTTTTCAAGCCGCAGGGAATTCCCCTGCGCGAACTGACGGAAGTCTATCTGTCCATGGATGGTTTTGAAGCCCTGCGCCTGTCCGATTACGAAGGGCTTGGCATGGAGGAAGGCGCCGAGCGCATGCATGTTTCCCGGCACACTTTCGGCCGCATCCTTGGAGATGCCCGTCGCGTCGTGGCCAAGGCGCTGGTGGAAGGATTGGCTCTGCACATCGCCCATGATGCCCAGATGCCGTGTTTTCAACTGAATCCGGACCGTGTGGCGGCCCGCAAGAAGGAGCTTAGCATGACCAAGATAGCCATTACCAGTGAAGGCCCGAATATGACGGATCGCGTTGATCCGCGTTTTGGCCGCGCGGCGGGATTCGTCGTCGTCGATCTTGAGACCATGGAGTCCACGTACATCGACAACGGCGGCTCCCAGACCCTGTCCCACGGGGCCGGAATCCAGGCCGCCGAAAACATCATCAATGCCGGAGCCTCGGTGCTTCTGACCGGCAGTGTCGGCCCCAAGGCTTTTGCGGCGCTGAAGGGCGGCGGTGTCAAGATCGGCCATAACATGAGCGGCGGCACCGTGGCCGATGCGGTGGAGGCATTCAAGGCCGGCAAGGTTGAATTCACCGACTCTCCAAACAGATAG
- a CDS encoding ATP-binding protein encodes MIVSVASGKGGTGKTTVTASLAVSWSRPLMAVDLDVEEPNLHLFLKPEVTDTDVVTIEVPEVDESKCTHCRKCAELCQFKAIAVMGKAIMTFPEMCHGCGGCMAICPEGAIGTGTRELGVMERGVARGALPCLTGRLRVGEAMSPPLMRHVRSCMRAESEERSLDVLVDAPPGVSCPAMSAVADSDVIVLVTEPTPFGFHDFKLAFEAFSPYGKPIAVVINRAGLGDKRVYEFCTAQNLPILAEIPYRRDIAEHYSKGMILAEMDEGLGELFVKLGQDLRRMAKEARNA; translated from the coding sequence ATGATCGTTTCGGTTGCCAGCGGAAAGGGCGGGACGGGCAAGACCACGGTCACGGCCTCTCTGGCCGTTTCCTGGTCCCGGCCTCTCATGGCCGTTGATCTGGATGTGGAAGAACCAAATCTTCACCTGTTCTTGAAACCGGAAGTCACGGACACCGACGTCGTGACCATCGAAGTGCCCGAAGTGGACGAGAGCAAGTGCACGCATTGCCGCAAGTGCGCCGAGCTGTGCCAGTTCAAGGCCATCGCGGTCATGGGCAAGGCCATCATGACCTTTCCGGAGATGTGCCATGGTTGCGGCGGATGCATGGCCATCTGTCCCGAAGGCGCCATCGGCACGGGAACTCGCGAGCTTGGCGTCATGGAACGCGGTGTTGCCCGGGGCGCGTTGCCGTGCCTGACCGGGCGGCTGCGCGTCGGCGAGGCCATGAGCCCCCCGCTCATGCGGCACGTGCGTTCATGCATGAGGGCAGAGAGCGAGGAGCGGTCCCTGGACGTGCTCGTCGACGCCCCTCCCGGCGTGAGTTGCCCGGCCATGAGCGCCGTTGCCGACAGCGATGTCATCGTGCTGGTCACCGAGCCCACGCCGTTCGGCTTTCATGATTTCAAATTGGCCTTCGAGGCGTTTTCCCCCTACGGCAAGCCCATCGCCGTGGTCATTAACCGGGCTGGTCTGGGAGACAAGCGTGTCTACGAATTCTGCACGGCCCAAAACCTGCCTATCCTGGCCGAAATTCCCTACCGCCGCGACATCGCGGAGCATTACTCCAAAGGGATGATCCTGGCCGAAATGGATGAGGGCTTGGGCGAACTGTTTGTCAAGCTGGGCCAGGACTTGCGGCGTATGGCCAAGGAGGCCCGAAATGCGTGA
- a CDS encoding ATP-binding protein: MREVVVISGKGGTGKTSLTAAFAHLAESKVICDLDVDAPDLHLLLDPAVVRDEAFISGHEAIIDPEKCSGCGLCASMCRYDAIDQDGDVYRIAPLRCEGCKVCVAFCPEQAIDFPPRHCGQHYMSETRFGPMVHAQLFPGQENSGLLVSRLKKEARVLAEERGLELILCDGAPGIGCPVIASLSQTDLAVVVTEPTPSGVHDLERVASLCDHFRTRVAVVVNKHDLNPEQTSRIGALCKEKGYTLAALLPHDTAVTEAMVRRQAITEGEDSAIATQVRQAWRTITDLLHS; encoded by the coding sequence ATGCGTGAGGTAGTTGTGATCAGCGGCAAGGGCGGCACCGGCAAGACCTCTCTGACTGCCGCGTTCGCCCATTTGGCCGAGAGCAAGGTGATCTGCGACCTGGACGTGGACGCGCCGGATCTGCATCTTCTGCTGGATCCCGCCGTCGTTCGCGACGAGGCCTTCATTTCCGGGCACGAGGCTATCATCGATCCGGAAAAGTGCTCGGGCTGTGGCCTGTGCGCATCCATGTGCCGGTACGATGCCATCGATCAGGACGGTGACGTGTACCGCATCGCCCCGCTGCGTTGCGAGGGCTGCAAGGTCTGCGTGGCTTTCTGCCCGGAGCAGGCCATAGATTTCCCCCCCCGTCACTGCGGGCAGCATTACATGAGCGAGACCCGTTTCGGTCCGATGGTGCATGCGCAGCTTTTCCCAGGGCAGGAGAATTCGGGGCTTCTGGTTTCGCGCCTGAAGAAAGAGGCCCGCGTCCTCGCCGAAGAGCGCGGCCTTGAGCTCATCCTGTGCGACGGCGCGCCAGGCATCGGTTGTCCGGTCATCGCTTCCCTTTCACAGACGGATCTGGCCGTGGTCGTGACCGAACCAACTCCATCGGGAGTGCACGATCTGGAGCGGGTGGCCAGCCTGTGCGATCATTTCCGCACCAGGGTCGCGGTCGTGGTCAACAAGCATGACCTCAATCCAGAGCAAACAAGTCGAATTGGTGCGCTGTGCAAGGAAAAGGGCTACACACTGGCTGCGCTGCTGCCTCATGACACGGCGGTCACCGAGGCCATGGTCCGGCGGCAGGCCATTACCGAGGGCGAAGACAGTGCCATCGCCACGCAGGTCCGGCAGGCGTGGCGGACCATCACGGATCTTTTGCATTCATAA
- a CDS encoding NifB/NifX family molybdenum-iron cluster-binding protein: MEKVRIAVPSALPGGLEAEVGAHFGHCDLYTIIDVEGGSVAQVSTLPNVPHAQGGCMAPVNHLASNGVNLLIAGGMGMRPLMGFNQVGIQVFYGAGAPSVGTAVDALLKGALVPFTQEYTCGGGQ, from the coding sequence ATGGAAAAAGTAAGAATTGCAGTCCCTTCGGCGCTCCCGGGCGGACTTGAAGCAGAAGTCGGCGCCCATTTCGGGCATTGCGACCTGTACACCATCATCGACGTAGAGGGCGGTTCCGTGGCTCAGGTCAGCACCCTCCCCAACGTCCCCCATGCCCAGGGCGGCTGCATGGCCCCCGTCAATCATCTGGCCAGCAACGGGGTAAACCTGCTCATTGCCGGCGGCATGGGCATGCGTCCGCTTATGGGTTTCAACCAGGTCGGCATCCAGGTTTTTTACGGCGCCGGCGCACCGAGTGTCGGAACGGCCGTGGATGCGCTCCTGAAGGGCGCGCTGGTGCCCTTCACCCAGGAATACACCTGCGGCGGCGGTCAATAG